The following proteins are encoded in a genomic region of Entelurus aequoreus isolate RoL-2023_Sb linkage group LG01, RoL_Eaeq_v1.1, whole genome shotgun sequence:
- the LOC133652407 gene encoding peroxynitrite isomerase THAP4-like — translation MATAKKRIVGKRCAAAGCGNTNFNTTGVSLFLFPKDDGQALLWNKEVKRTRSNWRTHTKYSVLCSEHFERSCFEEGRMLMADMGISNRRLVLKKGAKPTIFNKPRSGLRPGSEHRTASTSGQTVRMRSAFAKRERKRIIDEILASTTTASVADEPMAKALDLPDEEGDQDQGNTREKGCQTDWVPIGTAPTAMTSSKSTQTESVGLPIEAVVLLPPPHPTPQIVNNSMYILW, via the exons atggcgaCTGCAAAAAAGAGAATTGTTGGGAAGCGGTGTGCTGCTGCGGGATGTGGCAACACAAACTTCAACACAACCGGTGTTTCGTTGTTTTTATTCCCAAAAGATGAcggccaagctttactatggaacaaagaagtcaagcgaacGCGGTCGAATTGGAGGACACATACAAAGTACAGTGTATTGTGCAGCGAACATTTCGAAAGGTCGTGTTTCGAAGAGGGtcgcatgctgatggcagacATGGGAATCAGCAATcgtcgactcgtgctgaagaaaggtgcgaagccaactattttcAATAAACCACGGTCAGGCTTAAGGCCAGGTTCGGAGCACCGCACAGCCTCCACAAGTGGACAGACTGTGCGcatgaggtctgcatttgccaaaagggaaaggaagagg aTAATAGATGAGATCCTGGccagtacgactacggcatcagtggcggatgaaccaatggcaaaggcactagatttgcctgatgaggagggcgatcaagatcag ggaaatacaagagaaaaaggatgccagacggactgggtaccgattgggacagcaccaacggcaatgaccagtagcaagagcacccaaacag agagTGTGGGgttgcccattgaggcagtggtgctgctgccccctccacatcccaccccacagattgtaaataattcaatgtatatactctggtga